One stretch of Musicola paradisiaca NCPPB 2511 DNA includes these proteins:
- a CDS encoding nitrate reductase subunit alpha, giving the protein MSKFLDRLRYFRQLAEPFSGDHGQTLNTNRDWEDGYRSRWQHDNVVRSTHGVNCTGSCSWKIYVKNGLVTWETQQTDYPRTRPDLPNHEPRGCPRGASYSWYLYSANRLKYPMVRKRLLKLWRAVRAEHRDPVDAWGAIVNDVEKTQEYKRARGRGGFVRSNWQEVNELIAAANVYTAKTFGPDRIIGFSPIPAMSMVSYAAGARYLSLMGGVCLSFYDWYCDLPPASPQTWGEQTDVPESADWYNSSYIIAWGSNVPQTRTPDAHFFAEVRYKGTKTVAITPDYAEIAKLCDQWLNPKQGTDSALALAMGHVILNEFHLKQPRHYFTDYVRRYTDMPMLVLLEPRAEGYYAAGRLLRAADLVDNLGQQNNPEWKTIAIDDPSGDLVAPQGAIGYRWGEKGKWNLEQRDGVTQQDINLRLSLHGHHDEVVSVGFPYFGGAPSEHFAGVKLDEVLVHQLPVKRLRLADGSEALVTSVFDLTLANYGVDRGLNDANCATDYDQVKAYSPAWAEQITGVSRQNIIRIAREFAENADKTHGRSMIIVGAGMNHWYHLDMNYRGIINMLIFCGCVGQSGGGWAHYVGQEKLRPQTGWLPLAFGLDWQRPPRHMNSTSFFYNHTNQWRYETVAPQEFLSPLADRARFDGSMIDFNVRAERMGWLPSAPQLGANPLRIAAQAQAAGMTPQDYTVASLKDGSLRFAAEQPDNPQNFPRNLFIWRSNLLGSSGKGHEYMLKYLLGTEHGIQGQDLGAQGGVKPQEVEWREQGGEGKVDLVVTLDFRMSSTCLYSDIVLPTATWYEKDDMNTSDMHPFIHPLSAAVDPVWESKTDWEIYKGLAKTFSRVCQGHLGVETDVVTLPIQHDSAAELAQPLGVKDWKKGECDLIPGKTAPHIMTVERDYPQLYARFTSLGPLLDKLGNGGKGISWNTESEVALLKRLNRTQDAGVAAGRPRIETAIDAAEVILSLAPETNGQVAVKAWAALSQVTGRDHTHLAQPKADEKIRFRDIQAQPRKIISSPTWSGLEDEHVSYNACYTNVHELIPWRTLSGRQQLYQDHEWMRAFGESLLVYRPPVDTRAAAPLLNSKPNGHREKALNFLTPHQKWGIHSTYSDNLLMLTLGRGGPVIWLSEEDARELGIADNDWVEAFNANGALTARAVVSQRVPAGMTMMYHAQERLVNLPGSEVTGQRGGIHNSVTRICPKPTHMIGGYAQLAYGFNYYGTVGSNRDEFVVVRKMNRIDWLDADSHDLDHHQQYRQQEKA; this is encoded by the coding sequence ATGAGCAAGTTTCTTGACCGGTTACGTTATTTCAGGCAACTGGCCGAGCCGTTTTCCGGCGACCATGGTCAGACACTCAATACCAACCGTGACTGGGAAGATGGCTACCGCAGCCGCTGGCAGCACGACAACGTGGTGCGTTCGACACACGGCGTCAACTGTACCGGCTCGTGCAGCTGGAAGATTTACGTCAAAAACGGATTAGTCACCTGGGAAACCCAGCAGACCGATTACCCGCGCACCCGCCCGGATTTACCGAACCACGAACCGCGCGGCTGCCCGCGCGGCGCCAGTTACTCCTGGTATCTGTACAGCGCCAACCGTCTGAAATACCCGATGGTACGCAAGCGGCTGTTGAAACTGTGGCGCGCGGTGCGCGCTGAGCATCGCGACCCGGTAGACGCCTGGGGCGCCATCGTCAACGACGTGGAAAAAACGCAGGAGTACAAACGGGCACGCGGTCGCGGCGGGTTCGTGCGTTCCAACTGGCAAGAAGTGAACGAACTTATCGCCGCCGCCAACGTCTATACCGCCAAAACCTTCGGGCCGGATCGCATTATCGGCTTTTCGCCGATCCCGGCGATGTCGATGGTGTCTTACGCGGCGGGCGCGCGCTATTTGTCACTGATGGGCGGGGTATGTCTGAGTTTTTACGACTGGTACTGCGATCTGCCGCCCGCATCGCCGCAGACCTGGGGCGAACAGACCGACGTGCCGGAATCCGCCGACTGGTATAACTCGTCCTACATCATCGCCTGGGGTTCCAACGTACCGCAAACCCGCACCCCGGACGCGCACTTCTTCGCCGAGGTGCGCTATAAAGGCACCAAAACCGTGGCGATTACCCCGGACTACGCCGAAATCGCCAAGCTGTGCGATCAGTGGCTGAACCCGAAACAGGGCACCGACAGCGCGCTGGCGCTGGCGATGGGGCATGTGATCCTCAACGAATTCCACCTCAAACAACCCCGCCACTATTTTACCGACTATGTGCGCCGCTACACCGACATGCCGATGTTGGTGCTGCTGGAGCCGCGTGCGGAGGGGTATTACGCCGCCGGGCGTTTGCTGCGCGCCGCCGATCTGGTGGACAATCTGGGCCAGCAGAACAATCCGGAGTGGAAAACCATCGCCATCGACGACCCCAGTGGGGATCTGGTGGCGCCGCAGGGTGCCATTGGGTATCGCTGGGGAGAAAAGGGCAAATGGAACCTGGAGCAACGTGACGGTGTCACGCAACAGGACATCAACCTGCGTCTGAGCCTGCACGGGCACCATGATGAGGTGGTTTCGGTGGGGTTCCCGTACTTTGGCGGGGCGCCGAGCGAACACTTCGCCGGCGTCAAACTGGATGAGGTGCTGGTGCATCAACTGCCGGTCAAGCGTTTGCGGCTGGCGGACGGCAGCGAAGCGCTGGTGACGAGCGTGTTTGACTTGACGCTCGCCAACTATGGCGTGGATCGTGGCCTCAACGATGCCAACTGCGCGACGGATTACGATCAGGTGAAGGCCTACTCCCCGGCGTGGGCGGAGCAGATCACCGGCGTGTCGCGGCAGAACATTATCCGCATCGCCCGCGAATTCGCGGAAAATGCCGACAAAACCCACGGCCGCTCGATGATCATCGTCGGCGCCGGGATGAACCACTGGTATCACCTCGACATGAACTACCGCGGGATTATCAACATGCTGATCTTCTGCGGCTGTGTCGGCCAGAGCGGCGGCGGCTGGGCGCACTATGTCGGCCAGGAAAAACTGCGGCCGCAAACCGGTTGGCTGCCGCTGGCCTTCGGGCTGGATTGGCAACGTCCGCCGCGCCATATGAACAGCACCTCGTTTTTTTACAATCACACCAATCAATGGCGTTACGAGACGGTCGCGCCGCAGGAATTTTTGTCGCCGCTGGCGGATCGCGCCCGGTTCGACGGCAGCATGATCGATTTCAACGTGCGGGCGGAGCGGATGGGCTGGCTGCCGTCCGCGCCGCAACTGGGCGCAAACCCGCTGCGGATCGCCGCACAGGCGCAGGCTGCCGGCATGACGCCGCAGGACTATACCGTCGCGTCCCTGAAAGACGGCTCGTTGCGTTTTGCCGCCGAACAGCCGGACAACCCGCAGAACTTTCCGCGCAACCTGTTTATCTGGCGTTCCAACCTGCTGGGCTCATCCGGCAAAGGCCATGAGTACATGCTCAAATACCTGCTGGGCACCGAACACGGTATTCAGGGGCAGGATCTGGGCGCGCAGGGCGGCGTGAAGCCGCAAGAAGTGGAATGGCGCGAGCAGGGCGGAGAAGGCAAGGTGGATCTGGTGGTGACGCTGGATTTCCGCATGTCCAGCACCTGTCTCTACTCCGATATCGTGCTGCCGACCGCCACCTGGTATGAAAAGGACGATATGAACACCTCGGACATGCATCCGTTCATTCATCCGTTATCCGCCGCCGTTGACCCGGTCTGGGAGTCGAAAACCGACTGGGAGATCTACAAAGGGTTAGCGAAAACCTTCTCTCGCGTTTGTCAGGGGCATCTGGGGGTGGAAACCGATGTGGTGACGTTGCCGATCCAGCACGACTCCGCTGCCGAACTGGCGCAACCGCTGGGGGTAAAGGACTGGAAAAAAGGCGAATGCGATCTGATCCCAGGCAAAACTGCGCCGCACATCATGACGGTGGAGCGCGACTATCCCCAACTGTACGCTCGCTTTACCTCGCTGGGGCCGCTACTGGACAAACTCGGCAACGGCGGCAAAGGCATCAGCTGGAATACCGAGTCGGAGGTTGCGCTGCTCAAACGGCTGAACCGCACGCAGGATGCCGGCGTGGCCGCCGGCCGGCCGCGCATCGAGACGGCGATCGACGCCGCCGAGGTGATTCTGTCGCTGGCGCCGGAAACCAACGGCCAGGTGGCGGTGAAAGCGTGGGCGGCGCTCAGTCAGGTCACGGGGCGCGACCATACCCATCTGGCGCAGCCGAAAGCGGATGAGAAGATCCGCTTCCGGGATATTCAGGCGCAGCCGCGCAAAATCATCTCCAGCCCGACCTGGTCAGGTCTGGAGGATGAGCATGTGTCCTACAACGCCTGTTACACCAACGTGCATGAGCTGATCCCGTGGCGCACCCTCTCCGGTCGGCAGCAGTTGTACCAGGATCATGAATGGATGCGCGCCTTCGGCGAAAGCTTGCTGGTGTATCGCCCGCCGGTGGATACCCGCGCCGCCGCGCCGTTACTGAACAGCAAGCCGAACGGCCATCGGGAAAAGGCGCTCAACTTCCTGACGCCGCACCAGAAATGGGGGATCCACTCCACCTACAGCGACAACCTGTTGATGCTGACGCTGGGGCGCGGCGGCCCGGTCATCTGGCTGAGCGAGGAAGACGCCCGCGAATTGGGCATTGCCGATAACGACTGGGTGGAAGCGTTTAACGCCAATGGCGCGCTGACCGCCCGGGCGGTGGTCAGCCAGCGTGTACCGGCCGGGATGACCATGATGTACCACGCGCAGGAACGACTGGTGAATCTGCCCGGTTCGGAAGTGACCGGGCAACGCGGCGGTATTCATAACTCGGTGACACGTATCTGCCCGAAACCGACGCACATGATCGGCGGTTACGCCCAGCTGGCGTATGGCTTTAACTATTACGGCACCGTGGGATCGAACCGGGATGAGTTCGTGGTGGTGCGCAAGATGAACCGTATCGACTGGCTGGATGCCGACAGCCATGACCTTGACCACCACCAGCAATATCGCCAGCAGGAGAAAGCCTGA
- the narJ gene encoding nitrate reductase molybdenum cofactor assembly chaperone yields the protein MISLRIIARLLEYPDADLWQQRQDMLDALEQADELPLRQSAQLMAFIGDFWQSELLDRQEQYTELFDRGRSLSLLLFEHVHGESRDRGQAMVDLLAQYREVGLALDCRELPDFLPLYLEYLTLREPPAARDGLRDIAPILTLLAARLRQRGSDYALLLELLLTLAACEPSSAAVAAKVAEEARDDTPQALDAVWEEEQVRFLADKGCAPAAQAAHQRRFAGAVAPQYLNLDAARAKGER from the coding sequence ATGATCAGTCTTCGCATTATCGCCCGGTTGCTGGAGTATCCAGATGCGGATCTGTGGCAACAGCGCCAGGACATGCTGGATGCGCTGGAGCAAGCCGACGAGCTGCCGCTGCGCCAAAGCGCGCAACTGATGGCGTTTATCGGTGACTTCTGGCAGAGCGAGTTGCTGGATCGTCAGGAGCAATACACCGAGCTGTTCGATCGCGGCCGTTCGTTATCGCTGCTGCTGTTCGAACATGTTCACGGCGAATCACGCGATCGCGGTCAGGCGATGGTGGACTTGCTGGCGCAATACCGCGAAGTCGGTCTGGCGTTGGACTGCCGTGAACTGCCGGATTTCCTGCCGCTGTATCTGGAGTATTTGACGTTGCGTGAACCACCGGCGGCGCGTGATGGGCTGCGAGATATTGCGCCGATCCTGACGCTGCTGGCGGCGCGTTTACGTCAGCGCGGCAGCGACTATGCCCTGTTGCTGGAGTTGTTGCTGACGCTGGCGGCGTGTGAGCCGTCAAGCGCCGCAGTGGCGGCGAAGGTGGCGGAAGAAGCACGCGACGATACGCCGCAGGCGCTGGATGCCGTCTGGGAAGAGGAGCAAGTCCGTTTCCTCGCCGATAAAGGGTGCGCCCCGGCGGCGCAGGCGGCGCATCAGCGTCGTTTTGCCGGCGCCGTCGCCCCTCAATACCTCAACCTTGACGCCGCGCGGGCGAAAGGAGAGCGTTAA
- the narI gene encoding respiratory nitrate reductase subunit gamma, giving the protein MHYINLFFFDIYPYIAGVVFLVGSWLRYDYGQYSWRAGSSQMLDKKGMRLASNLFHLGILGVLGGHFVGMMTPHWVYESFLSLAVKQKMAMLGGGTCGVMTLVGGAMLLKRRLTNPRVRATSTTGDILIMALLVIQAALGLLTIPFSAQHMDGSEMMKLVDWAQSVVTFRGGASAYLDEVALVFKLHLVLGMTLFVLFPFCRLVHIWSAPVEYLTRRYQLVRNRH; this is encoded by the coding sequence ATGCACTATATCAATCTATTTTTCTTCGATATTTATCCCTATATCGCCGGCGTGGTGTTTCTGGTCGGCAGTTGGCTGCGTTATGACTACGGTCAGTATTCCTGGCGGGCCGGCTCCAGCCAGATGCTGGATAAAAAGGGCATGCGGCTGGCGTCGAACCTATTCCACCTCGGCATTCTGGGGGTGCTGGGCGGTCACTTTGTCGGCATGATGACGCCACATTGGGTGTACGAATCCTTTTTATCGCTGGCGGTGAAGCAAAAGATGGCGATGCTCGGCGGCGGAACCTGCGGTGTTATGACGCTGGTGGGCGGTGCGATGCTGCTGAAACGCCGTTTGACCAACCCGCGGGTACGCGCCACCTCGACCACCGGCGATATTCTGATCATGGCGTTGTTGGTGATTCAGGCGGCGCTGGGGTTGTTGACCATTCCCTTCTCCGCGCAGCATATGGATGGCAGTGAAATGATGAAGCTGGTGGATTGGGCACAGTCGGTAGTGACCTTCCGCGGCGGCGCATCAGCGTATCTGGATGAGGTGGCGCTGGTGTTCAAACTGCATTTGGTGTTGGGCATGACGCTGTTTGTGCTGTTCCCGTTTTGCCGGTTGGTGCATATCTGGAGCGCGCCGGTGGAGTATCTCACCCGCCGCTATCAACTGGTGCGTAACCGTCACTAA
- a CDS encoding NUDIX hydrolase, translating into MMDTTFTALGDISQPGDYQGALVIVRDLNGNVLMQLRDADKDIVYPGYWSLFGGGLEPGESPAQAAARELAEEIGLIVDRRRLLPHYVTLADAPRCARIYFFSYTAEISPSEIVLNEGSGFAFLTPEQIEHLQVIPYVMNALRHYWRDIHV; encoded by the coding sequence ATGATGGATACCACTTTTACTGCGCTGGGCGACATCAGTCAGCCCGGTGACTATCAGGGCGCGCTGGTTATCGTGCGCGATCTCAACGGCAACGTGCTGATGCAACTGCGGGATGCCGACAAAGATATCGTCTACCCCGGATACTGGTCTTTGTTTGGCGGCGGGCTGGAGCCAGGAGAATCCCCCGCGCAGGCCGCCGCCCGGGAGCTGGCGGAGGAAATCGGCCTGATTGTCGATCGCCGACGGCTGCTCCCGCACTACGTCACCCTCGCCGATGCGCCACGTTGCGCCCGTATTTACTTTTTTTCTTACACGGCGGAGATATCGCCCAGCGAGATCGTCCTCAACGAAGGTTCGGGGTTCGCCTTTCTGACACCGGAGCAGATTGAGCATCTGCAGGTGATCCCTTACGTCATGAATGCGCTACGGCACTATTGGCGGGATATTCACGTTTGA
- the yiaY gene encoding L-threonine dehydrogenase, whose amino-acid sequence MSSAFYIPALNLMGEGALTEAAKQIQQQGFKHALIVTDGVLNKIGVAASVQNLLKEFQVDSAIYDGVQPNPTVANVDAGLKILSANNSDCVISLGGGSSHDCAKGIALLATNGGNIEDYEGVDVSAKPQLPLIGINTTAGTASEMTRFCIITDEARHVKMAIVDKNVTPLISVNDPALMEGMPPSLTAATGMDALTHAIEAYVSTAATPITDAVAIKAIELIRDHLRDAVSNGKNKVAREQMAYAQFMAGMAFNNASLGYVHAMAHQLGGFYNLPHGVCNAVLLPHVERYNAQVASARLKVVAQALGVNVSAMSDSEGAEAAIVAINQLARDVGIPAGLKDLGVKEEDFNILADNALKDACGVTNPKQATHAEIVSIFAAAF is encoded by the coding sequence ATGAGCAGTGCATTTTATATTCCGGCATTAAACCTGATGGGCGAAGGTGCATTAACAGAAGCAGCAAAACAGATTCAACAACAGGGTTTCAAACATGCCCTCATTGTGACTGACGGCGTGTTGAATAAGATTGGCGTCGCCGCGTCGGTACAAAACCTGTTGAAAGAATTCCAGGTGGACAGCGCCATTTATGATGGCGTGCAACCCAACCCTACGGTTGCCAATGTCGATGCCGGGTTGAAAATTCTCAGCGCGAATAACAGCGACTGTGTGATCTCGCTAGGCGGCGGTTCTTCGCACGATTGTGCCAAGGGGATTGCGCTGCTGGCGACCAACGGCGGCAACATTGAAGATTACGAGGGGGTGGATGTTTCCGCTAAACCTCAGTTACCGCTGATCGGCATCAATACCACGGCGGGCACTGCATCGGAAATGACCCGTTTTTGCATCATTACGGATGAAGCCCGCCATGTGAAAATGGCGATCGTCGATAAAAACGTTACGCCGCTGATCTCGGTGAACGACCCGGCGCTGATGGAAGGCATGCCGCCTTCGCTGACGGCGGCGACCGGGATGGACGCATTAACCCATGCGATTGAGGCTTACGTTTCTACGGCGGCGACGCCGATTACCGACGCCGTCGCCATCAAAGCCATCGAGCTGATTCGTGATCATTTGCGTGATGCGGTCAGCAACGGCAAGAACAAGGTAGCGCGCGAACAAATGGCGTATGCCCAGTTTATGGCGGGAATGGCATTCAATAATGCATCGTTAGGGTATGTTCACGCGATGGCGCACCAGTTGGGCGGTTTCTACAATTTGCCGCACGGGGTTTGCAACGCCGTACTGCTGCCGCATGTAGAACGCTATAACGCCCAGGTGGCCTCGGCTCGCCTGAAAGTGGTGGCGCAGGCGTTGGGAGTGAATGTCAGTGCGATGAGCGACAGCGAAGGTGCGGAAGCCGCCATCGTCGCCATCAATCAGTTGGCGCGCGATGTCGGTATCCCGGCAGGGCTGAAAGATCTGGGTGTGAAAGAAGAAGACTTCAACATTCTGGCCGACAACGCGCTGAAAGACGCCTGCGGCGTCACCAACCCGAAACAGGCCACACACGCTGAGATTGTGTCCATTTTTGCCGCCGCATTCTGA
- a CDS encoding methionine synthase has protein sequence MKTLLPTSTAGSLPKPSWLAEPEKLWSPWKLQNDELVEGKKDALSLSLFDQLRAGIDIVSDGEQTRQHFVTTFIEHLSGVDFEKREVVKIRNRYDASVPTVVGAVARQKPVFVEDAKFLRQLTKQPIKWALPGPMTMIDTLYDNHYKSREKLAWEFAKILNQEAKELEAAGVDIIQFDEPAFNVFFDEVNDWGIATLEKAIEGLKCETAVHICYGYGIKANTDWKKTLGSEWRQYEEAFPKLQTSAIDIISLECHNSRVPMDLLELIRGKKVMVGAIDVATNAIETPEEVADTLRKALQFVDADKLYPSTNCGMAPLSRRVATGKLNALSAGADIIRRELSAK, from the coding sequence ATGAAAACATTATTACCCACATCCACTGCGGGCAGTTTACCCAAACCCTCCTGGCTCGCCGAGCCTGAGAAGCTGTGGTCTCCCTGGAAATTGCAAAACGACGAGTTAGTTGAAGGGAAAAAAGATGCCTTGAGCTTGTCGCTGTTTGACCAACTGCGTGCAGGTATCGATATCGTCAGCGATGGCGAACAAACACGCCAACACTTTGTCACCACGTTTATTGAACACCTGAGCGGTGTGGATTTTGAAAAACGAGAAGTGGTTAAAATTCGTAATCGCTATGACGCAAGTGTACCGACGGTGGTCGGTGCCGTGGCGCGTCAAAAACCCGTGTTTGTTGAAGATGCCAAATTCTTACGTCAACTCACCAAACAGCCGATTAAATGGGCGTTGCCGGGGCCGATGACGATGATTGATACGCTCTATGATAACCACTATAAAAGCCGCGAAAAACTCGCCTGGGAATTTGCAAAAATACTCAATCAGGAAGCGAAAGAATTAGAGGCCGCGGGTGTCGATATCATCCAGTTTGACGAGCCAGCCTTTAATGTTTTCTTTGATGAGGTGAATGACTGGGGGATCGCCACGTTAGAAAAAGCCATTGAAGGGCTGAAATGTGAAACGGCGGTGCATATTTGCTATGGCTATGGCATCAAAGCCAATACCGATTGGAAAAAAACGCTGGGGTCAGAGTGGCGGCAATACGAAGAAGCATTTCCCAAACTGCAAACATCGGCTATCGATATCATCTCGCTGGAATGCCATAACTCGCGTGTTCCGATGGATCTGCTTGAGCTGATTCGCGGTAAAAAAGTCATGGTAGGGGCCATTGATGTGGCAACCAATGCCATAGAGACACCAGAAGAAGTCGCCGATACGCTACGAAAAGCGCTTCAATTCGTCGATGCCGACAAGCTCTACCCTTCGACCAACTGCGGTATGGCGCCCTTATCCCGGCGGGTAGCCACAGGCAAACTCAATGCGTTAAGCGCAGGTGCAGACATTATCCGTAGAGAGCTTTCTGCTAAATAA
- a CDS encoding DUF1852 domain-containing protein: MTKNFTFTIKSSCFDENYNPSENTRITTNFANLARGASRQENLRNTLVMIDNRFNTLAYWDNPNGDRYSVELEIISVDMHIADNNATFPAIEILKTNIIDKKYNARIEGIVGNNFSSYVRDYDFSVLLLEHNNNQPQFSIPDNFGDLHGNIFKYFVNSQEYKDNFSKSPVICLSVSSKDTYHRTGNRHPVLGIEYQPNGSSLTEKYFEKMGLQVRYFMPQNSVAPLAFYFSGDLLSDYTDLELISTISTMETFQKIYRPEIYNANSAAGQYYQPNLNHQDHSLTKIVYDREERSQLAIKQGKFTEEHFIKPYKNILEQWSAHYAR; encoded by the coding sequence ATGACTAAGAATTTTACCTTTACAATTAAAAGCAGTTGCTTCGATGAGAACTATAACCCTTCCGAAAATACACGTATCACGACTAACTTTGCGAATCTGGCCAGAGGCGCGAGCCGCCAGGAGAATTTACGCAATACCTTAGTGATGATTGACAATCGCTTCAATACATTGGCGTATTGGGATAATCCCAACGGGGATCGTTATTCGGTCGAACTTGAAATCATTTCTGTTGATATGCATATTGCCGATAATAACGCCACCTTCCCGGCCATCGAAATTTTAAAAACCAACATCATTGATAAAAAATACAATGCCCGTATTGAAGGCATTGTAGGAAATAATTTTTCTTCTTACGTGCGAGATTATGATTTTAGTGTCTTGCTGTTAGAACATAATAATAACCAACCCCAATTTAGCATTCCCGATAACTTTGGCGACTTGCATGGGAATATATTTAAATATTTCGTCAACTCACAAGAATACAAAGACAACTTTAGCAAATCGCCCGTGATTTGTTTAAGTGTGTCCAGTAAAGACACCTATCATCGAACGGGAAACCGGCATCCTGTATTGGGCATCGAATACCAGCCAAACGGTTCGTCTTTGACTGAAAAGTATTTCGAAAAAATGGGGCTACAGGTTCGCTATTTTATGCCGCAAAATAGTGTCGCTCCTTTGGCTTTTTATTTTTCTGGTGATTTACTGAGTGATTACACCGATCTTGAGCTGATCAGTACCATCAGTACGATGGAGACTTTCCAAAAAATTTACCGACCTGAGATTTACAATGCGAACTCCGCAGCAGGGCAATATTATCAACCCAACCTAAATCACCAGGATCATTCATTAACAAAAATTGTTTATGATCGGGAAGAGCGCAGCCAGTTAGCCATTAAGCAAGGGAAGTTTACTGAAGAGCACTTCATCAAACCGTATAAAAATATTCTTGAGCAATGGTCTGCTCATTACGCGCGCTGA
- the pptA gene encoding tautomerase PptA, with product MPHVAVKYYPRNLSEDVKQALANEICDVIKKYLHSEDRALSVALTEVAPERWKEEVYDVEIGPELENLTKKPGYTL from the coding sequence ATGCCACACGTTGCTGTCAAATATTACCCACGGAATCTGTCTGAAGACGTTAAACAGGCGCTGGCAAACGAGATTTGCGATGTTATCAAAAAATATCTGCATTCCGAAGATAGAGCGCTTTCAGTCGCGTTGACGGAAGTGGCGCCTGAGCGCTGGAAAGAAGAGGTTTACGACGTGGAAATCGGGCCGGAACTGGAAAATCTCACCAAAAAGCCGGGATACACCCTGTAA
- a CDS encoding ABC transporter ATP-binding protein, protein MKTYVSFKNIQKTYDGDRLVVKNLNLDIQEGEFLTMLGPSGSGKTTSLMMLAGFETPTQGEILLRDTPLHNLPPHQRGIGMVFQNYALFPHMTVAENLAFPLSIRRMNRSDIKEKVDRVLDRVKLKNLADRYPAQMSGGQQQRVALARALVFEPRLVLMDEPLGALDKQLREHMQLEIKELHRALELTVVYVTHDQSEAMTMSNRVAVFNDGIIQQMDSPNDIYERPQNTFVAQFIGENNTLVGTQAGSDGDYYHVNLDNGTSLRALKVRPSSPGKKIACCIRPERVRVNLQALPTGAQQVSARIQQFIYLGDHVRMMTEVAGQPQFMVKLPASEVDPNWHEGSEIQLSWMPEHLRALDVVVEH, encoded by the coding sequence ATGAAAACCTACGTCAGCTTCAAGAACATCCAAAAAACCTATGATGGCGATCGTCTGGTGGTCAAAAACCTGAATCTGGATATTCAGGAAGGCGAATTCCTGACTATGCTGGGCCCGTCCGGCTCCGGTAAAACCACCAGTCTGATGATGCTGGCCGGGTTTGAAACCCCAACGCAAGGCGAGATCCTGTTGCGCGACACGCCGCTGCATAACCTGCCGCCGCATCAACGCGGCATCGGCATGGTGTTCCAGAACTACGCGCTATTCCCCCACATGACGGTGGCGGAGAACCTGGCGTTCCCGCTCTCGATTCGGCGCATGAACCGCAGCGATATTAAAGAGAAAGTCGATCGCGTACTGGATCGGGTGAAGCTGAAAAACCTGGCGGATCGTTATCCGGCCCAGATGTCCGGCGGCCAACAACAGCGTGTGGCGCTGGCGCGTGCGCTGGTGTTTGAACCCAGGCTGGTGCTGATGGATGAGCCGCTGGGCGCGCTGGATAAGCAACTGCGTGAACATATGCAGTTGGAAATCAAGGAACTGCATCGGGCACTGGAGTTAACGGTAGTCTACGTCACCCACGATCAGAGCGAAGCCATGACCATGTCCAACCGTGTGGCGGTCTTCAACGACGGTATTATTCAGCAGATGGACAGCCCGAACGACATCTATGAACGCCCGCAAAATACTTTTGTGGCGCAATTCATTGGCGAAAACAACACGTTGGTGGGAACGCAGGCAGGCAGCGACGGCGATTACTACCACGTCAATCTGGATAACGGCACCTCGTTACGTGCATTGAAAGTACGGCCAAGCTCCCCCGGCAAAAAAATCGCCTGTTGTATCCGCCCGGAGCGGGTCCGAGTGAATCTCCAGGCGCTCCCCACCGGCGCGCAACAAGTCAGTGCCCGTATTCAGCAGTTTATCTATCTGGGTGATCATGTCCGGATGATGACTGAAGTGGCTGGACAACCTCAGTTTATGGTGAAACTGCCCGCCAGCGAGGTCGACCCGAACTGGCACGAGGGATCGGAGATTCAACTCTCCTGGATGCCGGAACATCTGCGTGCGTTGGACGTGGTGGTAGAACACTAA